GTCCGTAGCACTGGATTATGCCTCAGCCTTTATACTACATGTGAGATCTTTCTAGGCTCATGAGAGTCTTGAAGCTTCTCTGTAACTTCGATCACTGATTTTAATCTACAGGTATGAGTATAAGAAAATTTCCTACTACTTTCCTACTAcatttatacaaattttatcGCATCATTTTCGCTCTCGCTTGTTAGTAATTTGTATCACACTATCATATTTCTTGCTTTGCCTCTCTGTTTATCgaatatcataatatattttataaggtGCAAAAACCTATACTTGTTTCGATTTTTGacatctttatcaaaaaaatttaacctaGTAGTAAATATCAGTTTGCTTTTGCGGTTTGCTGATATTTGCTAATGTATTTGAAGAACCAAAAACAGAACACTATTATACTCAACATGTcaatcattattttttcttttcacaaatgCAAAATTGGAGTTGGAACGATGTGATAGTAtacacaaacataaaattaaattgatgcCATATTGTATATTTGTGTGATAAAATTCAATTTTACTATGTTAATTCTACATATGAGTGAAGTGATATTAGTGCAGTGGTCAATGGTAAGTCATTAATgcacaagacaccatcacaccagggatcgagtcttgttctctatatttatttatagagaatTTGGCGAATGGGCCGGACTTTTatagtcaagaaaaaaaaaacattgcagaAGGAGCTTATGAATATTATGTTCTGATAAGTACACTATATTATAGTAGGCGACCTAAATGGCAAATGTTCCGAAGATCGGGAAGGCTATCTATAAAGGACCAAGCATAGTCAAAGAGATAGTATATGGAATAGCACTAGGCATTGCAGTTGGAGGGCTGTGGAAAATGCATCATTGGAACAACCAACGACAAACGAAGGAGTTCTATGATTTGCTCGAGAAGGGAGAGATCAGTGTTGTCGCGGAAGATGAGTAGTATTCGTGTACGTTTCTCTGTTTTAGTCTTGCGCTATATTTAAATCTGGATAATTAGCATTTTTGGCGACATCATGTAATGAAAGTGTGTCGTGTGCTTAACTGATCTGAATTTTGATTGTGTAATTGTTTTCTTGATGTAGGATGGCATTTGTTATGTTATCAAATACGAATTCAAGATCAAGAACCGGTAAGGAATGTGTCTTAGGTTGTTGAATATATgtatgattgtgttttttcaataaatattagAAGAACAATGGGAGGTTATAAAATCTCGGATATATATGTTGAAAGAGTTAGTATTTTGTTAATTCAGTTTGTGAAATCCATATTCGTGCTAGAAAATCAGATTACCCGGAAAAAAAAGCTCGATATAATGCAATCGTATGCAATCAAATGAATTTTGTGTTCACCTACCTTAAATTGGTGAAATAttctaggaaaaaaaatcagtagCTTCTATGAGTAGTGGAAGATCCTGAAGAGGTATATGAAGCTTGATCCGTTTTGACCATCGTGTTAAACGTCGTAGTACTATTTGTACTATGAGATATAGTACTACTGTTCTCTAGATCTGTAGTTAAAGGGCTAGTCCTCAAGAATGGAGGATTGGTTGGAGATGGAATCAGGTACTCTCTCTCGGTTAACATGCGGATGACTTCTTCCATCGATGGTCTTAGTGATGGAGAAGCTTGCGTGCATAACAATCCCACGCGAAGAACTTTACAAGCTTCTGCCTCGCGGCCTTGTTCTTGACGAACCTCATCTTTTAGACATGATTCAAGAGCTTCAACCAATCTATTCAGTGTATAGAGGTTCCAGACCTAGAGAGACAGCAAACAATAgtgaattttaaaaatctttcaatCTTAAAACTTTGTTAACGACGAATATGGTTTTTTGGGATTCTTACTCTTTGTAAGAGATGACCTGTCACTGGTACGAAAGCGTTGTTTCTTGTTCCACAAGCAATCTCGAGGACAAGAACTCCAAAGCTATAAACGTCTGCTTTTTCCGTTAACTGTCCTCTTACAACATACTCCGGAGCCATGTAACCTCTGTATAAAGTAACAAGTTAAACTCAGTTTTGAAATATTTACTTCGAGCTTAACACATAAAATTTGATAGTGATCCGAACCATCATAGGTTCTAGTGTTTTTTGAGTCGCTTACAGAGTTCCTGCGATGCCGGTACTAAGATGAGTTTTGTCCGGACCAAAACATCGAGCCAAACCGAAATCAGCGATCTTCGGATTGAGCTGTTCGTCTAGAAGAACATTACTAGTTTTGATGTCACGATGAATAATCCTCACCGGAGATCCACCGTGTAGGTAAGCCAGTCCCTCTGCTGTTCCCAGGATTATGTTTAGCCTCTGGCTCCAGTTTAAGACCTTGCTTTTACATTCATCTGTCAGAAAGAATTCACTTATAAGACTTTACTCtgttttcaaaacattttaatattcattttcttCTAGAGATCAACTTAAGGAGAATTTATTACCAAAGAGAAAGTGGTCGAGGCTTTTATTGGGCACGTACTCGTAGACCAAGAGACTCTCGGGTCCTTCAATGCTACAACCAAGAAGCTTGACGAGGTTTTTATGTTGGATTCCACTAATGAGATTCACTTCGTTGAAGAATTCTTCTACCCATTCTCTTGTGTTGAACACTAGTCTCTTCACGGCCACGTTCTTACCATTTGCAAGAGTTCCTAAGAAAACGGTGCCGTTTCCTCCTTCTCCTAGTTTTTTCTTGCAGTTGAAGTAATCTGTTGCCTTCTCTAGTGTCTCATACTTGAACTTCGTCTTTGAATTGTTGAATTTTCTCGAAATTAAACCCAGGTTTTTCTGTTCTGTTCCCGAGGAGATGAGTGagataaatcaatcaaaaattaggCTGCCATATGCATTTCGGGTATGTGACAGGTGACATGCCTAATCAAAATAATGTTCTAAGCTAGAAAACGAATGTTTCCATATATGGATTCAACATATCACATATGCATTTAATTGAATGTTTTACCTTGTTTGGTCTTTGATACTTTTATCATAATGGCATACGTTGCCAAGAGAATGACCATGACAAACGCTGACGTTGTCAAGACAATAGCCACAATGACTCCTTTGTTAAAAATCActacaagcaaaacaaaacacaccatTAGTTTGGTTCATAATGTAGTTATTTTTCAAtccatctattaatttttttgaaaatatgacaTAATAAGTAGTAAAATCTTACCATGAATTTTATGATGTCCATCACCATTGTAAAACTTGTGATCAGAGTATCTGAGATAACACCCTGTGTTCATAGCTCTTCCTTCTCGCCTCGAAACGCACCGTTTCACTTCTTTAACAGCTTTCTCCAAACAAACCCTACAATCTTCCTTCCCCAAACTCTCCCAACACTGAGCAAGCGCGTGCACACCACTCTCTCCGGCGACTCCGAACCCTCTCTGTGTAACCGCGACTCTGGCGGCGGTTTCCGAAACTCGAGACCCGAACTGAGGATCCAAAACGGTGTCGTTGCTGCATGAATAACTATCCGACGTAGCGGAGACTGATTCGCCGTAGAACTCGTAAGTTTCGTAACGGAGGAAACAACCGTCGAGGAAGATTCTTGCGGAGGAGGAAGGGAGACAACGAGGGAGGCGCGTGCGTGCGATCGCGTAACAGAGCTGGCAATCAGACGGTGAGAGATCGTTGTGGCATTGGATCAGTGCGAAGACAGACGGCGTGGTTTTTAGAGATTGAGTTGCGAAACGTCGTGTGGTCAGTTTTAGAGAGAGTGAATGCATATCTTCGACGAACGTTGGGATGAAGTTTGGATCTGCGGAGGATCTGCTACGTCCGCCGCAGAAAAGACCGGATACGGTGGTTCTTTGGTCGTCGGTTGAGGAAGACAAGAACGGTAAAACGAAGAAGGAATATAAAAAGATGATGTAATGAAACGGTATTGTTTTTATGATGACGCAAtgcatttttttaatgttttcttttgttaacttATGTTGTGATGTTGGTGTTTAGATATAGGACTGCATTTGAATGCATTATACTAATCACTTAACTGACTAAAAAAACATCTATTGAATGAATTTTAACTAATCTATGATGTAGTAAAGGAATGGATACAAATAAACGATATAGGATCTTGGATTTAAAGCGATAGGAAAACGTGTACAGTTGTAAGAGCCTGATTAGGTCCAAATTAAAAGTAGTGATAGATACTTCAGACATTCATACTGCTTTAATAATTgagtacaatttttttaaattttattggttttatccTCGAAAATTTCAGGAAAAAGAAACccattaatagttttttttgttttttttttcattttttcttaaaatgtaatattctaaatattattaCGATTTGTGTGTGAACTATGTAACCAAGAGAATACTACACAAAGCATAATTTCAAATTGAGAAGTATCGTTTTCAGAAATTATAAAACGGGCCGTCCTAATTTATGCGTCGGTGGCTAACTCGTCAAGTGGGTGGGGTAGGGTTAGGTTTGGGTGCAGCTAAATTCAATAATCTTCGCCTCAGTATTATTGACTCGAGTCGTACTCATCTGAATACAACGTTGCGTATAAATATTGGAGTCaagtatataaatattgtcTAGAGTTTTGGGACACAaatattgaaaaacaaattataagacTATTAATCAACCTAAATTGATTCGTTACAATTGTTCTAGTTTGATATGTAAAAAAGTTGATCTTagttcattttttatataacattaaCTTCTTGTTATGTGTATCAGTGTACGAGTATATCTATCAAAGTTTCATGAAAAAACTATTGTATCTACAAATCCGTTGTAAAGTTTAGCAATATTACAAGGTTAAAAACTTGCAACGCAACTTAAGCCGcatgataaattttatttgttgagGGCCTTCCAAACCTGTCTTAACGTTGGAAATTGTTGCACACATGAATCATTTCTATAGGTTTAGACAGAAgcattttaaaatcaaatttgattagTTAGTTCTAGTAATGATGGATAACTTTATCCTTTAGTAGATTTCTATCTTCAAGGTGTGGTGTAGAGTTCATTAAGCTACATCGGCTTGAAATTTATTTGTGGTTGGGTGCGTTGATTTGTTGTACAAATTATTGTTGTGATCGAATTATTGCTGCACCAAGAGACCTAAAGCCGTAGGCCCGTAGAATATTGTGACCCTGATTACATTTTAAGGAACACAGATTGATGTAAAAAGAAGAGGGAAACAGATTAAGTATTTAATGTATGTTATTCTTCTCTTTCGAGctaaatgattattttttttatcgtcTTCCACGGACAAAACaatttgaatataatatatctatatatattaagttaCCTTGCGTAGCCACGTCAGCCACTCTCCCTAATTAATGAGGCAAAATTTACCCACTAagctttttctattttctttgacCCAAATCTCTTTGAAGGCCcaaatctttttataatttacagaTGTTGTATTTGCCCTCATAAATATACTTTTTCCCAAACTTCAACCGCCATCTTACGATCGCCGACTTCAACCGTCCTCCCTTCTTCATTCTTTGTTCTTCGTGCCCAGGCACCGAGTTAATTAAGAAAGAGTCAACCTCCTTTTACCGAGctataaatatctaattttgaccgatatcaacatcaacaatttggcgcacCAAGTAGGGGGAACCAAGTCGAAATTTTCTTTGAGAACTTAGAAGACGTACCTACGGAGAATCGATGAGATGACAAGAGGAACCAAAGACGCACACCAAGGCGAAGGATCATCAGGAGGAACAATCACCCTGGCGACGGACCAATCGGGGAATACAGCGCTCCCCACACCCGATGCCCCTAGGAAAACCACAGTTACCGATAGTCCCAGCAAATTCATCATAGCCACGAATCTGGCAAGCCCCTCGACGACCGAGGCAACACCGACCCCCGAGAAACTCGCCCTTCTTGCTGATCGACCCATCTCTAGCATCGACGAATTGTTCCACAGGATACTGATGCGCCTCGACCAGCAGGAACAGCGGACGAATACTCCTGTGAACGCGCTAACCACGGCGCAGGCCAGATCCCaggaataaataaattacatcaatACAACTCGATCAAACCTAGCGAGTTCCGGCATTGTTGGGATAACCGCAAGACCACAATTGGAGGTCGACAACTTGGACCCCCGTCCTATAGGCCGAGAAGGACCAACTGGAAACCGAGACCCCGAGTTGAAGGAAATCAAAGATAAAATGCATGAAATGGAAGCGATATTCCAAAAAGTAACAAGCAAGGCACCGGTGGTAGACCTCGTGCTAGAAGCAACACAATGAGCACCATTCTCCAGAAGATTGGCGACGACGCCAGTATGACGATCGGTCAAGCCAAGGCTAGGCTACTACGATGGAACTGCCGACCTGCGAGACTTTCTGCGCACTTTCGGGGTATCCCTCGGCCTTCTGCAATTCAGCCCGGAAGAGTACGATGCCGCAACGTGTCAAGTCTTCGCCGAGCACCTGACAGGCACCGCTCTCAGTTGGTTCTCGCAGCTCCCTTCTGGGTCAATCGACAGTATAAAGGACCTAATAACCGAATTCCTGAAGCAATTTTCGGTtttgatggagaagaaaaacTCTCATGCCGACCACTATGCCCTGACACAAGAATGTCAGGAATCGCTTCGGTCTTTCATTGGACGGTTCAAGGAAGTCGTCGTCAACGTTTTGATCCCTGATGCTGCGGCAATCGTCGCGCTCAAGAACGCCCTTTGGTATGAATCCCGCTTCAAAGAAGAACTGTCCTTGACACATGTGGAGACCATGCGACCGAGGAGGGGAAAGCAGTGCAAATCCACTCATGCGACCGAGGAGTGCCGCTACCTCCAAACGATCTTGATGGAACGATATAAAAAGGGCGCAATAGTCGTCGACCTTGACAGAAGCAAGACGCCCCACCCCGGGAAAAACAGTCCTAGGCGAGGAGAAACTGTTGCCCAGAAGTTTGAAAGCAAAGATTCCAAGATTCTCGACGGCCAAAGTGGGGACGAACTGGAGATATCGGACGACGTCACCCACGAGAAGCGACCTCGTACAGATCGTAAGCTTGATCAAAACCTACCACAGCCCAGGCGACGAATAAATATGATTATGGGAAGATTGGCAGGGTGCAACGACTCGATTAGGTCAATTAGGGATTACACCAAGAAAGCCGAGATGAAGAAATCTTGGCCATCAAGAATCGATTCCCCAAACACGCTGATATCCTTTGACAATAGCGACCTAGAAGGGTTAGATCTGCCACACAACGACCCACTAGTCGTCGAGCTCCTAATAAGCGGAAGCCAAGTCACAAGAATCCTGATCGACACTGGAAGCTCGGTGAATGTGATCTTCAGAAATGTCTTAGCTCAAATGGAAGTAAGCGAAAGCGACATCGTAACGGAGTGCCACTCGCTAACAGGGTTCAATGGGGATTCCATTATGACAATTGGCAACATAGAACTACCGATATTCGTTGGGGGAACGGTTCGATATTTTTGGTTCGCTGTGATAAGCCCACTATCTACAACGTAATTCTGGGAACCCCGTGGCTCCACAAGATGCACGCAGTTCCATCGACGAATCATCAGTGTGTCAAGTTCCCAACTCCGAAGGGCGTACACACACTATGGTAATGGTAACCAACATAGCGCGAGGGCATGCTTTTTGATTGAACACAAGATGCGCACAGCGAAAAAattatagcaatcaaagcaaAGGGTCGGCGACGACAGCTCGTCACCAACAGATGGAAAGCAGACCCTGATCCAACAAGGTGTTACCACAATAGAGGAAGTAATCATCGATGAATCCAACGCAAAGAGGCGCGTGAACATCGAAACGAAATTAATTCCAGAGATGCGCAGCGAGCTTATCCTCTTTCTACCAACTAATGCGGCAACATTTGCGTGGTCAATGGAGGACATGAAAGGGATCGATCCCAAAGTCACAACGCATGAGCTCAATGCCGACCCAACTCACAAACATGTCAAGCAAAAGAGGAGAAAGCTGGGACCAGAGCGATCGCAGGCGGTCAACGACGAAGTTCCTTGGTTGCTTGGTAACCAGACGAGGTATCAAAGCAAATCCAAAACAGATCAAAGCTATAATTGACCTACCCGCACCAAAGAATGCTAAGGAAGTACAACGACTAACTGGTCGGATAGCTGCCCTGAACCGCTTCATTTCGCGATCCACTGATAAATGTCTCCCGTTCTACCAGCTTCTCAAAACAAACGGAAAATTTGAGTGGAGTCAGGCATGTCATGAAGCGTTTGCCAAACTGAAAGAATACTTGTCAACCCCGCCGGTCCTAGCTCAGCCAGAACACGGCGAGACCTTTTTCCTATACACTGCGTGTCAGCATCATCTGTCAGTGGAGTACTAGTCAAGGACGATCGAGGAGAACAGCGGCCCATTTTCTGCATCAGTAAGTCGCTTGATGACACTGAGACACGTTACCCAATGGTCGAAAAGGTTGCCTTGGCGGTCGTCACCTCTGCAAGAAAACTTCGTCTGTACTTTCAGTCGCATACCGTTTCCATATTGACCAACCAACCTCTGCGAACAATCCTCCACAGCCCTAACCAGTCCGGACGACTAACCAAGTGGGCAATAGAGCTCAGTGAATATGACATCGAGTACCGCGCCCACCCACCCGCCAAGTCTCAAGTATTGGCAGACTTTTTGATTGAACTACCTCTTGGTAACGACGAGCTACCCGACAACAATTCGAACGAAATGTGGACTTTGCACGTCGACGGAGCCTCTTCGCACCTCGGTTGCGGGGTAGGATACGCCTGACATCCCTGACAGGAGAAATTCTGGAGCAGTCGTTCCGACTACGCTTCCAGGCAACAAACAATGTCGCCGAATATGAAGCACTAATCGCCGGCCTCAAACTTGCCGATGGAATAAGGATCAAGCGAATTCGCGCTTTTTGCGATTCTTAGCTCGTCGCCAGTCAGTTCAGCGGTGAGTACGATCCTAAAAGCGAACCTATGGCAGCTTACCTCGATATCGTTCGAATTCTCTCCAAGCGTTCCAGCGAGTTCGAACTGATCAAAATCCCAAGGGGAGACAACGCTCGAGTCGACGCCCTGGCGGCACTCGCCTCGACCTCAGACCCCGATCTCCGACGCGTCATACCAGTTGAAAGCATCGACACACCAAGTATTAAGGAAGCTCAGCCAGCGACCTGCCTCGCACTTCCTCAGCCAAACGAGATAAGAACCACATGGAAGGCTGCAACATCAAAATGGGACTTCGAACGTCCCTCTGACGACGACAAGACGGATTGGCGAGTCGAGATTTGTGCTTATCTGGCAGACGGTAACGTGCCAACAGACAAATGGGTAAACCGAGGGTTGAAAACAAAGGCCGCTCATTATACCCTGATGAAGGAACATCTACTCCGGTGGACCGCATCAGGAGCTTTACTCATTTGCCTACACGACGAAGATACCGAACGAGTCATGATGGAGACACACGAGGGAGCCGAAGGGAACCATTCGAGAGGACGAGCCCTGACACTGCATATTAAAAAGCATGGCCATTATTGGCCAACCATGATATCTGACTGTGAGAAGTTCGTCGCCAAGTGCGAGAAGGGCCAACGTCATGCACCCATCATCCATCAACCTACGGAACTGCTCTGAACCGAAGCAGCCCATACCCATTCATACGATGGGCGATGGACATAATTGGCCCACTCCCCACGTCAAGACAGAAGCATTACATCCTCGTCCTAACCGACTACTTTACGAAGTGGGTAGAAGCTGAGTCTTACGCCAACATCAAAGCCAAGGACGTCCAACTATTTAGTATGGAAATTCATTATATGCCGACACGGGCTGCCATACGAGATAGTTACCGATAACGGCTCCCAGTTTATCTCCCTTCAGTTCGAAGATTTTTGTGCCAAATGGCAGATCAAACTACGAAAGTCTACCCCGAGGTATCCACAAGGGAACGGCCAGGCAGAAGCAACGAATAAAACCATACTCGACGGGTTAAAGAACAAAATGGATGCCAAAAAGGCGCTTGGGCCGACGAACTCGATGGGGTGCTCTGGTCTTACCGAACGACCCCGCGACAAGCCACAGGACACACCCTGTTTTCCCTAGCCTATGGGATGGAAGCCATGGCCCCCACCGAGGTCAGAAGTTCTAGCCTTCGACGAATAATGCTCGTCCAGGATACCACGCTTAACAATCAGATGCTTATGGACATACTCGACGAGTTAGAAGGGGAACGCTATAGGACACTCCTGCGAATTCTTAATTACCAACTCGCCTCGGCCAAATAATACAACAAGAAAGTCTATAATCGGCACTTTGACGAGGGCGAGCTCGTCCTGCGAAAAGTCTTCGAGAACACTGCTGAGCCAAACGCCAGAAAAATGGGAGCTAATTGGGAAGGGCCATACCCAATATCAAAGGTCGTCCACCCAGGCGTGTACGAGCTACTTACAATGAGTGGTGAACCAGTTCCGTGATCTTGGAACTCGATGCACTTACAGCGtttctattattaaaaaaaaaaaaaaaagacgaccTAGTCTATCTATTAGTAGTAGTCGGTagactgttcttttcttatGTAATCTGAACTACGAACGGCTTGATCCCTTCTGATCGAAGGGTACGTAGGTAGTCCCGTTCACGGGACACAGCCACCATTGATAAAATCTTTAATCTCCAATTTTTGAAGTATGTGTTTTTACCTGTTACCTTGGCCCGGTGATAGTCCGACGCTCCGGCATAGCAGtctaagccgagtcgcaactcgcaaaatAATAAGACGACCATCACGCGTCGCACCTTAGACAAGAGTAATAAGTCGAGAAGCAACTCGCTACTCTTAGGAGAAAAGGGAAGCTAACCTCCTACGTCGCACCTGTAATCCCGAGTCAACGACATCGAATCATGAGTCGTTAACCCTTCTAAAAGCCGAGTCGCATCTCGCAGAATTCCTAGAAGGAAAAACAAGTAAGCCGACCACCGCGCGTCGCAATTTTAAACGTAAACAAGCCAAATTAAAACTCGAAACAGGATCAGTCCATAACTCGACAATTGTTTTAAGGGAGCCGACCCCAATACGGCGACAAAGGAGaagcaaatgaaaaaaaacgGGTGCTATGAGGAGAGCAAAATCAGCCTTCGATCCCCAGGTCGGCATTGGAGGGTTCGTCGAACTCCAATTCGCCGAGTTTCGCCTGCCAGAAGCGGCACTCTCCACGCAGCTCTTCTAGTGTACCCAAAGGGACATCCGCACCCCTAGTGACCATCTTCTCGAGGTACGAACAGATCCCCTCGGCGCGATGACTCTCGCAAAACATGTGGTCGGTGTTCTCCAGTTGGTCGATGTAACGAATCAGCCTTTCGATGCAATCCCGGCGAGTCGTGACCTCTGTGTGGTTCTCGAACGGCCTCCTGGTTAAAGGCTTCAAATCGTCTGACTAGGAATCCTCGCCTCGGCCAAGAAGGTTTCAGGAAAGTTTTTAGGTTTCacgaaggttttacaggttttatagcaaaaatgaccaaaaggcaaggaaaatacgttttaggaaagtttgaGAGCTTTACAGTACATGCAACGTTTGAAGAAATTccagaactcacatttcgacgtacttggtgtctatggaaagctgagagagtcatctttctcctcgaagtggaatcaagtcaatcaaTCCAACCATCCGAAAAGTATGCCTgatttaccgagacgtaccTTAAACCGACCTAAGAAGAACCATCAAGCAAATGGggttttattgaaggcctgaccagctaccaccacggcggcccagtccaagtaTTCACCaccgttctagaagcttcctacgcTGCCCCTTGCCATGCAGTTaacaagagaagacgtttctacccttacaaaaccgtAAACCTAGACAAacccctataaatactcttctaaacctagggtttagtgtgtgcaatcattggagcagccaagagacacgaccagaggagcagccgacgtcCAGACCTCTCCCTCGTCCCcctctttgaagctttgagatccaccaactctttctattctatttgttttgtactttgtttctaagggagaagatcctacaactttgtttgacaatcattgaagtaatatctaaaacccttttctctatttattcttttatgtttatgaattgtttaaacctttctttgatgattcccttaaacatgctagagtagttttctagttgggtttaaagggataaatcaaaggggggagatgatcttagtttaggtggcaatttttagggtttgttagatttaaatctgtttattctatgctttattTATAAGTCTttacttaatgctttaagttagcctcatgaactaattatgatctaaagtgtgtgtgctgtgccaaaagcttgcatgtgtgcttgacct
The sequence above is a segment of the Camelina sativa cultivar DH55 chromosome 10, Cs, whole genome shotgun sequence genome. Coding sequences within it:
- the LOC104719649 gene encoding cysteine-rich receptor-like protein kinase 42; the protein is MHCVIIKTIPFHYIIFLYSFFVLPFLSSSTDDQRTTVSGLFCGGRSRSSADPNFIPTFVEDMHSLSLKLTTRRFATQSLKTTPSVFALIQCHNDLSPSDCQLCYAIARTRLPRCLPSSSARIFLDGCFLRYETYEFYGESVSATSDSYSCSNDTVLDPQFGSRVSETAARVAVTQRGFGVAGESGVHALAQCWESLGKEDCRVCLEKAVKEVKRCVSRREGRAMNTGCYLRYSDHKFYNGDGHHKIHVIFNKGVIVAIVLTTSAFVMVILLATYAIMIKVSKTKQEQKNLGLISRKFNNSKTKFKYETLEKATDYFNCKKKLGEGGNGTVFLGTLANGKNVAVKRLVFNTREWVEEFFNEVNLISGIQHKNLVKLLGCSIEGPESLLVYEYVPNKSLDHFLFDECKSKVLNWSQRLNIILGTAEGLAYLHGGSPVRIIHRDIKTSNVLLDEQLNPKIADFGLARCFGPDKTHLSTGIAGTLGYMAPEYVVRGQLTEKADVYSFGVLVLEIACGTRNNAFVPVTGHLLQRVWNLYTLNRLVEALESCLKDEVRQEQGREAEACKVLRVGLLCTQASPSLRPSMEEVIRMLTEREYLIPSPTNPPFLRTSPLTTDLENSSTISHSTNSTTTFNTMVKTDQASYTSSGSSTTHRSY
- the LOC104719648 gene encoding putative cytochrome c oxidase subunit 5C-4, whose translation is MANVPKIGKAIYKGPSIVKEIVYGIALGIAVGGLWKMHHWNNQRQTKEFYDLLEKGEISVVAEDE